Proteins from a genomic interval of Thamnophis elegans isolate rThaEle1 chromosome 2, rThaEle1.pri, whole genome shotgun sequence:
- the LAGE3 gene encoding EKC/KEOPS complex subunit LAGE3 — MAVPGTGLAFELKIPFPSSTLARIALGSLAPDPEPRKGGITKELNVTDNVLHVQWRAEEARILRVSINSFLEHLSLVVETMDLFGPPIG, encoded by the exons ATGGCTGTTCCGGGCACCGGCCTGGCCTT TGAACTGAAAATTCCTTTTCCATCGTCAACATTGGCCAGGATTGCCTTGGGGTCCCTGGCCCCAGATCCTGAGCCTCGCAAAGGAGGGATCACCAAAGAACTGAATGTGACAGACAACGTTTTACATGT GCAATGGAGAGCAGAGGAAGCTAGGATCCTGCGTGTTTCCATTAATTCCTTTTTGGAGCATCTGTCCTTGGTGGTGGAAACCATGGATCTATTTGGACCACCCATCGGTTGA